A stretch of the Geovibrio thiophilus genome encodes the following:
- a CDS encoding sensor histidine kinase — protein sequence MNTGYIHEIIGILTASVAVMFMFMYLYINEKNDYLKIWGYSWFFNTLRYMVQLIICIQGETAVLVFLKLSFVLAGAVLLIMGAHMLIDRKKPRFIVPASLAAEAVLLVAVFAGVNFYTADTAVFILSSASFIYTGVIIIISKSFSGFGKNITGISLILWGIHKQSYPLLEQSAREGTVNIQYFSAGFQLAAFFTFTVSVGVIIMHFEKVKKLERHLSVILDKLSSAGSSAYYSFSFRPRPSVEVLSANASKLMGFSGDENRNSEIITRIADYERRRAKAENSADMESLPFTDSEGRLRWLEFYNMAEYASDGSFSGLTGFVFDVSEKYMKFRESLNRMEWYEGMFRLSGAPMLFININTLMIEDANRAAEIFFGTGVGMMKNRALSDSFFRENPFSSEFLRKIETEGQGKMQCTLKSEKDVTKDFLLLCAKVRFREMEYIFAVIMDKSNEKYLTNRLFSLESIHKALLNAMDEGVTVFNGAMNITFMNNSAARILKYVPSAQPENIRDMLLPGAEGEESSILEAVAKNRGIHRGETSFRNSGGSVIPVAYSINKIEHDSYDNGGVLVFRDITEERNIKDGLIAGLEEKNFLIREIHHRVKNNLQIVSSLLSIQSEYLNDEKAVSYFKNSIQRIKSMAIIHEMLYRGDSAQGLDFRAYITRLVGEIAMTYISVCPVYVDVDCCEMRLNLDESIAISLLITEIITNCYKHAFSKNSVDARINIRVCFTDDGKREVRISDNGTGINDAESFRSSDTLGSQIITSLSAQLAGDLRIENNGGTAFILKF from the coding sequence ATGAACACCGGCTACATTCATGAAATAATAGGTATTCTCACGGCGTCCGTCGCAGTGATGTTCATGTTTATGTACCTTTACATTAACGAAAAGAACGACTACCTGAAAATTTGGGGCTACAGCTGGTTTTTTAACACTCTCAGATATATGGTGCAGTTAATCATCTGCATTCAGGGTGAGACTGCTGTTCTGGTTTTCCTCAAGCTCAGCTTTGTGCTCGCCGGGGCAGTGCTCCTGATTATGGGCGCTCATATGCTGATAGACAGAAAGAAGCCCCGTTTCATAGTTCCTGCGTCGCTTGCCGCGGAAGCAGTTCTGCTGGTGGCTGTGTTCGCCGGAGTTAACTTCTACACGGCGGATACGGCGGTTTTCATACTTTCATCCGCCTCGTTCATATACACTGGCGTGATTATAATTATATCAAAATCGTTTTCGGGTTTCGGAAAAAATATCACGGGAATCTCCCTGATCCTCTGGGGGATTCATAAGCAGAGCTATCCGCTGCTGGAACAGAGCGCAAGGGAGGGTACTGTGAATATACAGTATTTCTCTGCCGGTTTTCAGCTTGCCGCGTTTTTCACATTCACTGTTTCTGTGGGTGTAATCATCATGCACTTTGAAAAAGTGAAAAAGCTGGAGAGGCACCTCTCCGTTATTCTGGACAAGCTGAGCAGCGCAGGCAGCTCAGCCTATTACAGCTTCAGCTTCAGACCACGCCCTTCCGTGGAGGTGCTCAGTGCCAACGCCTCAAAGCTCATGGGATTCAGCGGGGATGAAAACAGAAACTCGGAAATAATTACCCGTATTGCCGATTATGAGAGAAGAAGGGCGAAAGCGGAAAATTCAGCCGACATGGAATCGCTGCCTTTTACCGATTCGGAAGGGAGGCTGAGGTGGCTGGAGTTTTACAACATGGCGGAATATGCCTCGGACGGGAGCTTTTCAGGGCTTACCGGTTTTGTGTTTGATGTTTCGGAAAAATACATGAAATTCAGGGAAAGCCTCAACCGGATGGAATGGTATGAGGGCATGTTCCGGCTTTCCGGCGCTCCCATGCTTTTCATAAACATAAACACTCTTATGATAGAGGACGCTAACCGCGCCGCCGAAATCTTTTTCGGAACAGGCGTGGGGATGATGAAAAACCGTGCCCTTTCCGATTCTTTTTTCAGGGAAAATCCTTTCTCCTCAGAATTTCTCAGGAAAATAGAAACCGAAGGACAGGGGAAAATGCAGTGTACCCTGAAAAGTGAAAAGGATGTCACCAAGGATTTCCTCCTTCTTTGTGCCAAGGTGCGTTTCAGGGAGATGGAATATATTTTCGCGGTCATAATGGATAAAAGCAACGAAAAATACCTGACAAACCGCCTGTTCAGCCTTGAGAGCATACATAAGGCTCTTCTTAACGCCATGGACGAAGGGGTGACTGTTTTCAACGGAGCGATGAATATAACCTTTATGAACAACTCAGCGGCGCGGATTCTGAAATATGTGCCTTCCGCCCAGCCTGAAAATATCAGGGATATGCTTCTGCCCGGAGCAGAAGGGGAGGAATCGTCCATACTGGAGGCGGTGGCTAAAAACAGAGGAATACACAGAGGTGAGACCTCCTTCCGAAACAGCGGCGGAAGTGTTATTCCCGTTGCCTACAGCATCAATAAAATTGAGCACGATTCATATGACAACGGCGGTGTGCTTGTTTTCAGAGATATTACGGAAGAGCGGAATATAAAGGACGGACTCATAGCCGGACTGGAGGAGAAGAATTTTCTTATAAGAGAGATACACCACAGGGTCAAAAACAATCTCCAGATAGTCAGCAGCCTTCTCAGCATTCAGAGCGAGTATCTGAATGACGAAAAGGCGGTAAGCTATTTCAAAAACAGCATACAGCGAATAAAATCCATGGCGATAATACATGAAATGCTTTACAGGGGAGACAGCGCACAGGGGCTTGACTTCCGAGCGTATATAACAAGGCTTGTCGGGGAAATAGCCATGACATATATCTCGGTCTGCCCCGTTTATGTGGATGTGGACTGCTGCGAGATGCGGCTTAATCTGGACGAATCCATAGCCATAAGCCTGCTCATAACAGAGATAATCACTAACTGTTATAAGCACGCATTCAGTAAAAACTCTGTTGATGCACGCATAAATATACGTGTATGCTTTACTGATGACGGAAAAAGAGAGGTCCGCATATCTGACAACGGAACAGGGATAAATGACGCTGAAAGCTTTAGAAGCTCAGATACCCTTGGCTCACAGATAATTACGTCTCTTTCAGCTCAGCTTGCCGGAGATTTGCGGATCGAAAATAACGGCGGAACTGCTTTTATTTTGAAATTTTAA
- a CDS encoding ATP-binding protein, whose protein sequence is MGKILIVEDEALIAMDIKSKLLSFGYSEIVYAVRPEDAMKEIEKEVPSLVLMDINLKSDLDGIDLAGIINTAYRIPIVFLTSYSDISTMDRASEAAPYGYIVKPVDTQSLYSVVSMAIRRAAVERNLVEQNGLFEAVLENSAEGIVVADETLKIKYFNHIFMEIFGIERGDIYGEDVDRVITDIEPSLRGFVPAVLEGRESSARRLDILRNGKQKTVFMNISSFSLDGETTRYLFIFSDLSELERMKNELDTTARNFDEIFEKSRDALVLLKIPEHTVSDLNPAAEKMFGFRKMEMLGKVPEELIRVLAVSGCILGDSGQDEAVCVMTRLTGETFTFLANSQRLSIGGTEYLYLSLKDITEAKKLEKRERQLQEKLIQTNKMTALGTLVSGIAHEINNPNNFIMFNSKMMLDLWKGFSAVLDRVYEREGDFEIENLPYSVLREDIPKLLEGIAGGSERIKKIVHELKTFSRGDTENMDDRISIDEVVASAVKILNQHILRYTAHFSAEVVKPVPYFKGNRQKVEQVLINLILNALEALKDKNGAVRLVCSADESGNLKICVSDTGVGIPGDIIRRITEPFFTTKLKDGGTGLGLSIVYTYVKEHKGELDFFSEPEKGTSVTVTFPAQG, encoded by the coding sequence ATGGGAAAGATACTGATAGTTGAAGACGAGGCTCTTATAGCAATGGATATAAAGTCGAAGCTCCTGAGCTTCGGCTACTCTGAAATCGTGTACGCGGTGAGACCGGAAGACGCGATGAAGGAGATAGAGAAGGAAGTACCCTCCCTTGTCCTCATGGATATAAATCTTAAGTCTGATCTGGACGGCATTGATCTTGCGGGAATCATAAACACAGCTTACAGAATCCCTATCGTGTTTCTTACAAGCTATTCGGATATAAGCACAATGGACAGAGCCAGCGAGGCGGCCCCATATGGGTATATAGTCAAGCCTGTGGATACTCAGTCCCTTTATTCCGTTGTGTCCATGGCGATCAGAAGAGCTGCTGTGGAGCGCAATCTTGTGGAGCAGAACGGGCTTTTCGAGGCAGTGCTTGAAAACTCCGCGGAAGGCATAGTCGTTGCGGACGAGACACTGAAAATAAAATACTTCAACCACATCTTCATGGAAATTTTCGGCATAGAAAGAGGCGATATATACGGGGAAGACGTTGACAGAGTGATCACCGACATTGAACCTTCGCTCAGGGGTTTTGTGCCCGCTGTGCTTGAGGGCAGGGAGAGCAGCGCCAGAAGGCTTGATATTCTCCGGAACGGCAAACAGAAAACGGTTTTCATGAATATCTCCTCATTCAGTCTGGATGGGGAAACCACAAGATACCTTTTCATTTTTTCCGACTTAAGCGAGCTGGAAAGAATGAAGAACGAGCTGGACACCACCGCCAGAAATTTTGACGAGATTTTTGAGAAAAGCCGTGATGCTCTCGTGCTGCTTAAAATACCCGAGCACACTGTATCAGACCTGAACCCCGCCGCTGAAAAGATGTTCGGCTTCAGAAAAATGGAGATGCTGGGCAAGGTTCCGGAGGAGCTGATCCGTGTTCTGGCGGTGAGCGGCTGTATTCTGGGGGATTCAGGACAGGATGAAGCGGTATGCGTTATGACACGCCTCACCGGTGAAACGTTCACCTTCCTTGCAAATTCCCAGAGACTCAGTATCGGAGGCACGGAATATCTTTATCTCTCCCTGAAAGATATAACCGAGGCGAAAAAGCTTGAAAAAAGAGAGCGTCAGTTACAGGAAAAACTCATACAAACCAATAAAATGACGGCGCTCGGAACTCTTGTGTCGGGCATTGCCCATGAAATAAACAACCCCAACAACTTCATAATGTTCAACAGCAAGATGATGCTGGATCTGTGGAAGGGTTTCAGCGCTGTTCTGGACAGGGTTTATGAGAGAGAAGGGGATTTCGAGATAGAAAACCTCCCTTACTCGGTTCTGCGGGAGGATATTCCGAAGCTTCTGGAAGGGATAGCCGGCGGTTCGGAGAGAATCAAGAAGATAGTTCATGAGCTCAAAACCTTCTCAAGGGGAGACACCGAGAACATGGACGACAGAATAAGCATTGACGAGGTTGTAGCCTCTGCGGTGAAGATTTTAAATCAGCATATACTCAGGTACACCGCCCACTTCTCAGCAGAAGTAGTTAAGCCTGTGCCTTATTTCAAAGGAAACAGGCAGAAGGTTGAACAGGTGCTTATCAACCTTATACTCAATGCCCTTGAGGCGCTCAAGGATAAAAACGGCGCAGTGAGGCTTGTCTGCTCTGCGGATGAGAGCGGAAATCTGAAAATATGCGTTTCGGATACCGGTGTGGGCATCCCCGGGGATATAATAAGAAGGATAACCGAACCCTTCTTCACCACAAAGCTCAAGGACGGCGGAACCGGACTGGGGCTTTCAATCGTTTATACTTATGTGAAGGAGCATAAAGGGGAGCTGGACTTTTTCTCAGAGCCGGAGAAAGGAACCTCTGTAACGGTGACATTTCCCGCACAGGGATGA
- a CDS encoding sigma-54-dependent transcriptional regulator → MLKYDVPILLVDDEEDILFSYNFALKSAGYKNITAASGGKKAMEILGQRAFALVVLDLYMPEVDGNDILDFISIRHPGTPVIIITAADDSQTAVNCLKKGADDYILKPVDSLRFITTIKNILEKEELKRQVESFAEAAEASHLKCPVDFGSIVTKESSMYAVFKYIEAVAGGMQPVLICGETGTGKELMAEAVHKASKRKGAFVPVNVADVDDTVFSDTLFGHRKGAFTGADKVRRGLLLEASGGTIFLDEVGDISENSQIKLLRFIQEGTFRAMGSDTEDKADVRIVLATNADLEKKVEDGRFRKDLYYRIATHKIHMPPLRDRKGDIPLLFAHFYKLAGKELGTPAKTFEKTAAGVLSSYTFPGNIRELRSIAYDLAAISGDMLTAGEVIAYLESTGRSRGAVSTVSPGGTQFTYSGKFPSLKDMEDILISEALKISGGNQSKAAALLGISRQAMNKRVKG, encoded by the coding sequence ATGCTGAAATATGACGTTCCGATACTTCTCGTGGATGACGAGGAGGATATTCTTTTTTCGTACAATTTCGCTCTTAAAAGCGCCGGATATAAAAATATTACCGCTGCCTCCGGCGGCAAAAAGGCGATGGAAATTCTCGGACAAAGAGCGTTTGCTCTTGTGGTGCTGGATCTCTATATGCCCGAAGTGGACGGTAATGACATTCTGGATTTTATATCAATCAGGCATCCGGGCACTCCCGTAATAATCATTACCGCCGCGGACGATTCCCAGACAGCGGTAAACTGCCTCAAAAAGGGCGCGGACGACTATATCCTCAAACCCGTGGACAGTCTGCGCTTTATCACCACTATCAAAAATATTCTGGAAAAAGAAGAGCTTAAACGTCAGGTAGAGAGCTTTGCCGAGGCGGCGGAGGCATCTCACCTGAAATGTCCCGTGGACTTCGGCTCCATCGTCACCAAGGAAAGCAGCATGTACGCCGTATTCAAGTATATTGAGGCTGTGGCGGGCGGAATGCAGCCTGTTCTCATATGCGGTGAAACAGGCACAGGCAAGGAGCTCATGGCGGAAGCGGTGCACAAGGCGAGCAAGCGCAAAGGGGCGTTTGTACCCGTGAATGTGGCGGATGTGGACGACACTGTCTTTTCGGACACTCTCTTCGGTCACAGAAAGGGCGCCTTCACCGGAGCGGACAAGGTACGGCGGGGTCTTCTGCTGGAGGCATCCGGCGGAACGATTTTTCTGGACGAGGTGGGCGACATCTCGGAAAACTCTCAGATTAAGCTTCTCCGGTTCATTCAGGAAGGCACATTCCGTGCCATGGGCAGCGATACAGAGGACAAGGCGGACGTGCGCATCGTTCTTGCCACCAATGCCGACCTTGAAAAGAAGGTGGAGGACGGCAGGTTCAGAAAGGATCTTTATTACAGAATAGCCACACATAAAATCCACATGCCGCCGCTCAGGGATAGGAAAGGGGACATACCACTGCTGTTCGCGCATTTTTACAAACTGGCGGGCAAGGAGCTTGGCACCCCCGCCAAAACGTTTGAAAAAACGGCGGCAGGTGTTCTTTCATCTTACACTTTCCCCGGCAATATACGTGAGCTCCGCTCTATTGCCTACGACCTTGCGGCAATAAGCGGGGATATGCTCACCGCAGGTGAGGTCATTGCCTATCTGGAATCCACGGGAAGAAGCAGAGGAGCGGTAAGCACCGTCTCCCCGGGCGGCACACAGTTCACTTACTCCGGCAAGTTCCCTTCACTGAAGGATATGGAGGATATTTTAATCAGCGAGGCGCTGAAAATCAGCGGCGGAAACCAGAGCAAGGCGGCGGCGCTCCTTGGAATATCCAGACAGGCAATGAACAAAAGAGTCAAGGGCTGA
- a CDS encoding RrF2 family transcriptional regulator has translation MDSFIAREGDYAIRIVVYLAENGGMKKVEEISAAIGVPKPTTAKVINRLKKSGLITTRTGKNGGIEAAPSALDSSLYDILKCMGVTLDINVCVAHPSACSRKPFCRVTHRLAEIQSVMTEQLMNSKVKDFIF, from the coding sequence TTGGACTCGTTCATTGCAAGGGAAGGCGACTACGCCATACGTATTGTTGTTTATTTAGCCGAAAACGGCGGGATGAAAAAAGTGGAAGAAATAAGCGCAGCAATCGGGGTTCCCAAGCCCACAACTGCGAAAGTGATCAACAGACTTAAAAAAAGCGGTCTTATCACGACGCGCACGGGTAAAAACGGCGGCATTGAGGCTGCCCCCTCTGCTCTTGATTCCAGTCTCTATGATATTCTCAAATGTATGGGCGTTACGCTGGACATAAACGTGTGCGTCGCACATCCGTCCGCCTGTTCCAGAAAACCCTTCTGCCGCGTTACCCACAGGCTCGCCGAAATCCAGTCCGTAATGACGGAACAGCTTATGAACTCCAAAGTTAAAGACTTCATTTTTTAA
- a CDS encoding cbb3-type cytochrome c oxidase subunit I, which produces MNEYSYDYRTVQGFILSAIFWGVIGLVIGLLISVQMWNADFNFGEYFSYGRLRTIHTNVLAYGLGIGAEFGVFYYLTIRLTKRNLVLGKLARFHLWLFNVGMVLATFTLFIGMNQSLEYAEFEWPIDIAIVILWVIFTIVILTNIFKRKEEHMYVSLWYIIATLIAVAILYIVNNLHIPATLTKSYHLFAGTNSANVEWWYGHNAVGFLFTTPILAMFYYFLPKATGLPLYSHRLSIISFWSLIFAYLWTGAHHLVYTPLPDWIQTLGIVFTLFLIAPSWGSVINGYFTVDADWGKMRTNYLTKFFVLGITFYGLQTIQGPSQGIRVISSLIHYTDWVPGHVHMGTMGWVTMIICASVYVIIPHIYNTKIFSEKVANIHFWLVLVGQLMFSITMWVTGIQQGAMWKMTNADGSLKYTFMETLVGNYPYWQMRTVAGVIFVVGMLFFVYNVFMTIRQGQAKASLADVKAA; this is translated from the coding sequence ATGAATGAATACTCATATGACTACAGAACGGTGCAGGGGTTTATACTCTCTGCGATCTTCTGGGGAGTCATCGGGCTTGTCATCGGGCTTCTTATCTCCGTGCAGATGTGGAATGCCGATTTCAACTTCGGTGAATACTTCTCCTACGGAAGGCTGAGAACCATCCACACCAACGTCCTTGCCTACGGGCTGGGAATCGGCGCGGAGTTCGGTGTTTTCTACTATCTCACAATAAGGCTTACTAAGAGGAACCTTGTTCTCGGCAAGCTGGCCAGATTCCATCTCTGGCTGTTTAATGTCGGCATGGTTCTGGCTACTTTCACGCTTTTCATAGGCATGAACCAGTCACTTGAGTACGCCGAGTTTGAATGGCCCATCGACATAGCCATTGTTATTCTCTGGGTGATTTTCACCATTGTTATTCTCACCAACATTTTCAAAAGGAAAGAGGAGCATATGTATGTTTCACTCTGGTACATTATCGCAACACTTATTGCCGTTGCTATCCTGTATATTGTGAACAACCTGCATATCCCCGCTACGCTGACAAAATCTTACCACCTGTTCGCAGGGACAAACAGCGCGAACGTTGAATGGTGGTACGGACACAACGCCGTGGGCTTTCTTTTCACAACGCCCATACTTGCGATGTTCTATTATTTTCTTCCCAAAGCGACAGGACTCCCCCTCTACAGCCACAGACTTTCCATTATATCTTTCTGGTCGCTTATATTCGCCTACCTCTGGACAGGCGCACACCACCTTGTCTACACCCCCCTGCCCGACTGGATTCAGACTCTGGGCATAGTGTTCACGCTGTTCCTTATCGCTCCGTCATGGGGTTCCGTTATCAACGGCTACTTCACGGTTGACGCCGACTGGGGCAAGATGAGAACAAACTACCTCACTAAGTTTTTTGTACTAGGCATCACCTTCTACGGTCTCCAGACCATTCAGGGTCCCTCACAGGGGATCAGGGTGATAAGTTCGCTTATCCACTACACAGACTGGGTTCCCGGTCATGTTCACATGGGTACGATGGGCTGGGTCACTATGATAATCTGTGCCTCTGTATATGTGATCATTCCTCACATATACAATACAAAAATCTTCAGTGAAAAGGTGGCGAACATCCACTTCTGGCTTGTTCTTGTGGGACAGCTGATGTTCTCCATCACAATGTGGGTTACAGGCATTCAGCAGGGCGCTATGTGGAAAATGACAAACGCCGACGGCAGCCTTAAATATACCTTCATGGAAACTCTTGTGGGCAACTACCCCTACTGGCAGATGAGAACCGTAGCCGGAGTTATCTTTGTAGTGGGCATGCTGTTCTTTGTTTATAACGTATTCATGACTATCAGACAGGGGCAGGCGAAGGCTTCCCTTGCTGATGTGAAAGCGGCGTAG
- a CDS encoding cbb3-type cytochrome c oxidase subunit II, whose protein sequence is MSQKKDIYSKTIPFALMVAVTILIGTVVTMFAPMFTKGMHPKLENLQPYTILQLAGRDIYQKEGCVNCHTQTVRPLKADVLRYGDYSKAGEFAYDRPFLWGSKRTGPDLARIGGKYPDEWHIQHMENPQAFFPKSNMPKYPWLKDKLLNVNEMKARMNALGFPYTEEDLAQAAESTELDAMVAYLQIIGTAVEKEGAMVIEEDSVEETNPLAGDAAALEEGRALYAAECAGCHGVSAEGNIGASLVDYAASEPASRDTYLVVANGYEGVMPGFASTFSKERIWALVEYIESLGK, encoded by the coding sequence ATGAGTCAGAAAAAAGATATTTACTCCAAAACCATACCGTTTGCGCTGATGGTAGCCGTGACAATCCTTATAGGTACTGTCGTGACTATGTTTGCGCCAATGTTTACCAAGGGCATGCACCCGAAGCTTGAAAACCTTCAGCCTTATACAATACTTCAGCTAGCCGGGCGTGATATTTACCAGAAAGAAGGCTGTGTAAACTGCCACACTCAGACAGTAAGACCCCTCAAGGCGGATGTTCTCCGTTACGGCGACTACTCAAAAGCGGGTGAATTCGCATACGATCGTCCGTTCCTCTGGGGCTCAAAACGCACTGGTCCCGACCTCGCCAGAATCGGCGGCAAATACCCCGATGAATGGCACATTCAGCATATGGAAAATCCTCAGGCATTCTTCCCGAAATCGAACATGCCTAAATACCCGTGGCTGAAAGATAAACTCCTCAATGTCAACGAGATGAAGGCTAGAATGAACGCCCTCGGCTTCCCTTACACTGAGGAAGACCTCGCACAGGCTGCGGAGTCAACAGAGCTTGACGCAATGGTAGCTTATCTCCAGATTATAGGTACGGCTGTTGAGAAGGAAGGCGCAATGGTTATAGAGGAGGATTCCGTTGAGGAAACCAATCCTCTCGCCGGAGACGCCGCTGCTCTTGAAGAAGGCAGAGCCCTGTACGCGGCGGAGTGCGCAGGCTGCCACGGTGTCAGCGCTGAGGGCAACATAGGCGCGTCCCTTGTGGATTACGCTGCGTCTGAGCCCGCTTCCAGAGATACTTACCTTGTGGTAGCCAACGGCTACGAAGGCGTGATGCCCGGTTTTGCCTCAACTTTCAGCAAGGAAAGGATATGGGCACTGGTTGAGTACATAGAATCTCTCGGTAAATAA
- a CDS encoding cbb3-type cytochrome c oxidase N-terminal domain-containing protein, producing MQKEEFDNFESFSRKDTEHKLPLGWLVLFFGLILWGAYYFVMYTPSISGWTQEKAYQESIEK from the coding sequence ATGCAGAAAGAAGAATTCGACAACTTTGAAAGCTTTAGCCGCAAGGACACGGAGCATAAGCTCCCCTTAGGCTGGCTTGTGCTTTTTTTCGGGCTGATTCTCTGGGGTGCGTACTATTTTGTTATGTATACTCCCTCAATCAGCGGCTGGACACAGGAAAAGGCATATCAGGAAAGTATAGAAAAGTAA
- a CDS encoding CcoQ/FixQ family Cbb3-type cytochrome c oxidase assembly chaperone — MKPDVLSFLLYGILLSAVFAGLIFYYFSSKRKDRVEKPKYRMLEDDDEQDEKEENK; from the coding sequence ATGAAACCGGATGTACTGTCATTTCTGTTATACGGCATTCTCCTCTCCGCTGTTTTTGCGGGGCTGATCTTCTACTACTTTTCATCCAAACGCAAAGACAGGGTGGAAAAGCCGAAGTACAGAATGCTTGAAGACGACGACGAGCAGGATGAGAAAGAAGAGAATAAATGA
- a CDS encoding 4Fe-4S dicluster domain-containing protein yields the protein MTADLQFYRRAVRWGATLLFFAVPFVRLNDESLLRFDIETLRLFFFGKAIWIEDFFLILLFIFALTFLFISVTQLFGRVWCGWLCPQTLIVDFTRKMDRKKQTMLSRAEGHIFTAVFSILISACMIWYFISPYDFITDLAGLRLGSVTLWFWGVLSVITYINFAFFRHGFCTTVCPYAKLQGIMFDAHTMAITMHPERRDECIKCLACVKTCPTGIDIRQGFSQGCINCAECIQACGRVMAKKGKTSLIGYVYGLENKPKFFRANVLITAGLFLVFTVLFSVRLLFSDPFGFEVYPASKIMPREQGGRIINAFDVRLTNRTGSEMNIRLSLEEAEGYEIQPERRFELGSGESVRKEIYIVLPEAAFGKYPVRTFNLKAETEGDNPASVLAEAGFRKPIGRKK from the coding sequence ATGACCGCTGACTTGCAGTTCTACAGAAGGGCTGTGCGCTGGGGAGCGACACTGCTGTTTTTTGCTGTTCCCTTCGTGCGCCTGAATGATGAAAGCCTGCTGAGGTTCGATATAGAGACCCTCAGGCTGTTTTTTTTCGGGAAAGCAATATGGATAGAGGATTTTTTCCTGATTCTTCTGTTCATATTCGCGCTGACGTTTCTGTTCATATCCGTCACCCAGCTTTTCGGGCGGGTGTGGTGCGGGTGGCTCTGTCCGCAGACACTGATAGTCGACTTCACCAGAAAGATGGACAGAAAAAAGCAGACGATGCTTTCAAGGGCGGAAGGGCATATTTTCACAGCGGTTTTCAGCATACTGATCTCCGCCTGTATGATATGGTACTTCATATCACCATACGACTTTATAACTGATCTGGCAGGACTCAGGCTGGGCAGCGTCACCCTGTGGTTCTGGGGCGTGCTCTCGGTTATCACATATATAAACTTCGCGTTTTTCCGCCACGGCTTCTGCACCACTGTCTGTCCCTACGCCAAGCTTCAGGGGATTATGTTTGACGCGCACACCATGGCGATCACCATGCACCCCGAAAGGCGGGATGAGTGTATAAAGTGTCTCGCCTGCGTTAAAACCTGCCCCACAGGGATTGACATACGCCAAGGCTTCTCGCAGGGGTGCATCAACTGCGCCGAGTGCATTCAGGCATGCGGCAGAGTGATGGCGAAAAAGGGTAAAACATCGCTCATAGGCTATGTGTACGGTCTTGAGAACAAGCCTAAGTTTTTCAGGGCTAACGTGCTGATAACTGCGGGGCTGTTTCTGGTATTTACGGTTCTTTTCTCCGTGAGACTGCTGTTCAGCGATCCGTTCGGCTTTGAGGTTTATCCGGCTTCAAAGATTATGCCGAGGGAACAGGGGGGGCGGATAATAAACGCCTTCGATGTGAGGCTCACAAACCGCACAGGCAGCGAAATGAACATAAGACTCAGCCTTGAGGAAGCAGAAGGATACGAAATTCAGCCGGAGCGCCGCTTTGAGCTCGGCTCAGGTGAATCTGTAAGAAAAGAGATATACATTGTCCTGCCGGAGGCGGCTTTCGGGAAATATCCGGTGCGGACATTTAATTTAAAGGCGGAGACCGAAGGGGATAACCCTGCGTCCGTATTGGCGGAAGCCGGGTTCCGCAAACCCATAGGGAGGAAAAAATGA
- a CDS encoding FixH family protein: protein MKVTLLIFLLALITIAPSVVVGKKLFDGRVEDNSYEKGLVYDDMRHTVMEKGLKLTVKKIEQTDKNVMLDFSLGGTCKPADIKAEIERPVGGRTLEVKPSESAEGYTASLPALEKGYHILKVSFAVDGKEVRLKKNFYIN, encoded by the coding sequence ATGAAAGTGACTCTTCTGATATTTCTGCTGGCGCTGATCACCATCGCTCCTTCAGTGGTAGTGGGTAAGAAGCTTTTTGACGGCAGAGTTGAGGACAACTCATACGAAAAAGGGCTCGTCTATGACGACATGCGGCACACAGTAATGGAAAAGGGACTGAAACTCACTGTGAAAAAAATCGAGCAGACGGATAAAAACGTCATGCTTGATTTCAGTCTCGGCGGAACCTGCAAGCCCGCCGATATAAAGGCGGAGATTGAAAGACCCGTGGGCGGCAGAACGCTTGAGGTAAAGCCGTCTGAGAGCGCCGAAGGCTATACTGCGTCTCTCCCCGCGCTGGAAAAAGGCTACCATATTCTTAAAGTGAGCTTTGCTGTTGACGGCAAAGAGGTAAGGCTCAAAAAGAACTTTTATATTAACTAA
- the ccoS gene encoding cbb3-type cytochrome oxidase assembly protein CcoS, whose translation MAALYLLIPVSLILGAIALGLFLYAGKKGQFDDIEGPKYRMLDDDEDDK comes from the coding sequence ATGGCAGCCTTATACCTGCTGATTCCGGTCAGCCTGATCCTCGGCGCTATTGCGCTGGGGCTTTTCCTTTACGCGGGCAAAAAAGGGCAGTTTGACGATATTGAAGGTCCTAAGTACCGGATGCTTGATGACGACGAAGACGACAAATAG